Proteins encoded in a region of the Labrus mixtus chromosome 19, fLabMix1.1, whole genome shotgun sequence genome:
- the xkr9 gene encoding XK-related protein 9, giving the protein MLQSDSQYTKLRWLLTIAGLFLYVVDIWTDIVLALKYFQEKHFVWSALTVVFVLTGLLVTNIFSYAWYRDDLRDVTLNPEGKTTILGLSKGGLAALHLCGMGIFTRFYHLLKKGFRVVWTTANFYTEEERREENHGLFCLATDLSMLKLFEAFLESVPQLLLQLYIALSQDECSVMQYLSMAFSFFNVAWSLVDYRRCLRRSLPHVSEMPSGLPTAIYLLYKLCTIISHILSYTLLLILSTYSTVALTVLWLFWTTWAHLLQTNFCSSRGLELVYRAVVGVILTFTFFNVKGQDTRVAMTLYYSFYSLVNISAPFLVGLLSPELQRVTFLLTVSGLIFGGLVLGLLCLVLYYLLLHPREKWPEADEVDGLGAETESTRRIRNFLQP; this is encoded by the exons ATGCtccagtcagacagtcagtacACCAAACTGCGATGGTTATTAACCATTGCCGGGCTGTTCTTGTATGTGGTGGATATTTGGACGGACATTGTTCTGGCACTGAAATACTTCCAAGAGAAGCATTTTGTATGGAGTGCACTGACTGTAGTGTTTGTTCTGACCGGGCTGCTTGTGACAAACATCTTTAGCTATGCCTGGTACAGGGACGACTTGAGGGATGTTACGCTAAACCCTGAGGGGAAAACAACCATACTTGGATTGTCTAAAGGTGGACTTGCTGCTCTACACCTGTGCGGCATGGGCATCTTCACCAG GTTTTATCACCTGCTAAAAAAAGGCTTCAGAGTCGTTTGGACAACAGCCAATTTCtacacagaggaagagaggagagaagagaaccACGGTCTGTTTTGCCTGGCGACTGATCTGAGCATGCTCAAACTGTTCGAGGCTTTTCTGGAGAGCGTTCCCCAGCTGCTTCTCCAACTTTACATAGCGCTGAGTCAGGATGAGTGCTCAGTCATGCAAT ATTTATCTATGGCCTTCTCCTTCTTCAACGTCGCCTGGTCCCTGGTCGATTATCGCCGATGCTTGCGGAGGTCTCTCCCCCACGTCAGCGAGATGCCCTCTGGCCTCCCCACAGCAATCTACCTCCTCTACAAACTGTGCACCATCATCAGCCACATCCTCAGTTACACCCTCCTCCTCATACTGAGCACCTACAGCACAGTAGCCCTCACCGTCCTGTGGCTGTTTTGGACAACCTGGGCGCACCTGCTTCAGACCAACTTCTGCTCCTCCAGAGGCCTGGAGCTTGTGTACCGAGCAGTCGTCGGAGTCATTCTTACGTTCACCTTTTTCAACGTCAAAGGACAGGACACCAGAGTAGCCATGACACTTTACTACTCGTTCTATTCACTCGTAAACATTTCGGCGCCTTTCCTCGTGGGCTTGCTGAGTCCAGAGCTTCAGAGAGTCACGTTCTTGCTCACAGTCAGTGGTTTGATCTTCGGAGGTTTGGTGCTGGGGCTGCTGTGCCTCGTCCTCTACTACCTCCTCCTGCATCCAAGGGAGAAGTGGCCAGAGGCAGATGAGGTGGACGGCCTGggagcagaaacagagagcACAAGGAGAATAAGGAACTTTTTACAGCCTTAA